In a genomic window of Methanosarcina horonobensis HB-1 = JCM 15518:
- a CDS encoding DUF3795 domain-containing protein, with amino-acid sequence MQEENEKDLTAYCGLYCADCIHFRNKHSELAGQLKESLEDADFQSYANVKSPFGSEFQHYDSFLIVLEALMNHSCSEGCRNSGGYSTEPCQIIPCCREKGYEGCWECGIFETCEKFESLKPRCGASVMHNLREIRENGFKGWSKLRKPIYNWQQA; translated from the coding sequence ATGCAGGAAGAAAATGAAAAAGATCTTACAGCTTATTGCGGGCTTTACTGTGCCGACTGTATCCATTTTCGTAATAAACACAGTGAACTTGCAGGTCAATTGAAAGAGTCACTTGAGGACGCAGATTTTCAAAGCTATGCGAATGTAAAAAGTCCTTTTGGTTCGGAGTTCCAGCACTATGATTCTTTCCTTATCGTGCTTGAAGCCCTTATGAACCACTCCTGCTCTGAAGGCTGCAGGAACTCAGGAGGGTACAGTACAGAACCCTGTCAGATAATTCCGTGCTGCAGGGAAAAAGGCTACGAGGGATGCTGGGAATGCGGGATTTTTGAAACATGTGAGAAATTCGAATCTTTAAAACCCCGCTGTGGAGCTTCGGTAATGCATAACCTGAGAGAAATCAGAGAAAATGGTTTTAAAGGCTGGAGCAAGCTCAGAAAACCAATTTATAACTGGCAGCAGGCATAA
- a CDS encoding Rossmann-fold NAD(P)-binding domain-containing protein has translation MTIPKGEVSKIDEKIEAFQSLPVIKGYYLILGGGKIGTYFLQYARKNDFPFVLVIDRNENAPASEKAQVLNTVNELINILREKAETSLKEETPTQLLQAGGKSKEENKGQETKESKAYFYRMDMHSIPFLLSSGIPEYIIPAVPCHAAAYMLADLLKFPMQEAGIEEKYEESYLATASPEIDNPEKSSSGEIKPVNELLVRPEDSELIGFFKTILSVFPEDVIAGSYPEDGMLFFSYAREGEICLDGCPGPRDRCPTFGRKKPKTITEYTGELVHTISGWVFESHQMKPGIGGLKGVEFKQNILEIMEFVSKIQGDEREKKPEKIKERAFFVATTCTCHGVLNLFYVT, from the coding sequence ATGACAATTCCAAAAGGTGAAGTATCCAAAATAGATGAAAAAATCGAAGCATTCCAGAGCCTGCCAGTAATCAAAGGCTATTACCTCATTCTGGGTGGCGGAAAAATAGGCACTTATTTTCTTCAATATGCCCGAAAGAATGATTTTCCTTTCGTGCTTGTTATTGACAGGAACGAAAATGCGCCTGCTTCGGAAAAGGCCCAGGTTCTTAATACTGTAAACGAGCTTATAAATATCCTCAGGGAAAAAGCAGAAACTTCCCTAAAAGAAGAGACTCCCACACAACTTCTTCAGGCAGGAGGGAAGAGTAAAGAAGAAAATAAGGGACAGGAAACTAAGGAATCAAAAGCCTATTTCTACAGGATGGATATGCACAGCATTCCTTTTCTCCTCAGCTCCGGTATCCCTGAATATATCATCCCTGCCGTCCCCTGCCATGCGGCTGCGTATATGCTTGCAGATCTCCTGAAATTTCCAATGCAGGAGGCAGGGATAGAGGAAAAGTATGAAGAAAGCTATCTTGCAACAGCCAGCCCTGAAATAGATAATCCTGAAAAAAGCAGTTCAGGAGAGATCAAACCTGTAAATGAACTTTTAGTCAGACCTGAAGATTCAGAACTCATAGGGTTTTTTAAAACAATTTTATCGGTGTTTCCCGAAGATGTAATCGCAGGCAGTTACCCCGAGGACGGGATGCTGTTTTTTTCCTATGCAAGGGAAGGAGAAATATGTCTGGACGGATGCCCGGGACCAAGAGACAGGTGTCCAACCTTCGGGCGGAAAAAGCCGAAAACCATTACCGAATACACAGGGGAACTTGTCCATACCATTTCGGGCTGGGTCTTTGAGAGCCATCAGATGAAGCCTGGGATAGGTGGATTAAAGGGTGTAGAGTTCAAACAGAACATTCTGGAGATTATGGAGTTTGTAAGTAAGATTCAGGGAGATGAAAGGGAAAAAAAGCCTGAAAAAATCAAGGAGAGGGCTTTTTTTGTAGCTACTACTTGCACATGCCATGGAGTTTTGAACCTGTTTTATGTAACCTGA
- a CDS encoding DUF72 domain-containing protein, giving the protein MEAFVGTSGWYYEWNKKKSLDWFVENSGLNSVELNASFYRFPFPSNIKSWSTKGMGLRWSVKVHRSITHWRQFSESALDIWENFRGLFEPLDHLIDFYLFQAPPKFSEVERVLGFAEETGLGERFALEIRNKELLGNDDICAGLLKKVTLVSVDSPDFINRIFPGKIVYMRMHGRESWYSYNYSQEEIEETVRKIDEFERERTYIYFNNNHNMLENARTALKTFSYM; this is encoded by the coding sequence ATGGAAGCTTTTGTGGGTACAAGCGGCTGGTACTATGAGTGGAATAAAAAGAAAAGCCTTGACTGGTTCGTAGAAAACTCAGGTCTGAACTCTGTAGAGCTCAATGCAAGCTTTTACAGGTTTCCTTTTCCCAGCAACATAAAAAGCTGGAGCACGAAAGGTATGGGGCTCAGGTGGAGTGTAAAAGTCCACAGGTCTATAACCCACTGGCGCCAGTTCAGTGAGAGTGCACTTGATATCTGGGAGAACTTTCGGGGACTATTCGAACCTTTAGATCATCTTATTGATTTCTACCTTTTCCAGGCGCCGCCGAAGTTCAGTGAAGTTGAACGAGTCCTCGGGTTTGCGGAAGAAACAGGGCTTGGAGAAAGGTTTGCTCTGGAAATAAGGAACAAGGAGCTGCTTGGAAATGATGATATTTGTGCCGGGCTTCTGAAGAAGGTTACCCTGGTATCTGTAGACTCTCCTGATTTCATTAACCGCATATTCCCCGGAAAAATTGTTTATATGAGAATGCACGGAAGAGAAAGCTGGTACAGCTACAATTATTCTCAGGAAGAAATCGAAGAAACGGTCAGGAAAATAGATGAATTCGAGCGTGAAAGGACTTATATCTACTTCAATAATAACCACAACATGCTTGAAAATGCAAGAACGGCGTTAAAAACCTTTTCATATATGTAA
- a CDS encoding response regulator transcription factor has translation MNVPETPFETHSITGETTEPEAEYQTENPEEKDFPKEKAMVEFIFSPIESEGYAVSRTYGGEEAIDRALTELPDAIILDLNMPLIFRVLKL, from the coding sequence GTGAATGTTCCCGAAACTCCTTTTGAAACTCATTCTATCACAGGAGAGACAACCGAACCTGAAGCCGAATATCAGACAGAAAATCCGGAAGAAAAAGATTTCCCTAAAGAAAAAGCTATGGTCGAATTTATATTTTCTCCGATTGAAAGCGAAGGCTATGCTGTCAGCAGGACATATGGAGGAGAGGAGGCAATTGATAGGGCATTAACAGAACTTCCAGATGCTATAATTCTGGACTTGAACATGCCTCTGATATTTCGGGTTTTGAAGTTATAA
- a CDS encoding PAS domain-containing sensor histidine kinase, producing MENISKSPFTKRSNELILILVSGFIFTLIASNYDLFESVVLFVETYDSKGLELLLIFSIYTSFGMGIFSVRRWMELENTLTFYREAENDIKEKDRMYMALFEQYSDAVIISDGKKVLDINRKGCEIFGFGQKRPLGISLMSFVPAEYLPEFQQALKETFKQDSSHFEMRYQKPTGEIIDIEVSLSFVDRKDNIVQIVVQDITYRKKIEKYEQESQERLKTILDNTLCGILLIEASSRKIIDANPVALKTTGYSDKELIGMVCHQLICQDGEEKCSAFPLDQAGDLSESILFKATGESLPILRNVVPVSIEGTGYFVESFVDLSDRKQAEEELLQAKLAAEGANRTMNEFLATMSHELRTPLTAIIGFSELMLGGSTGEFDELNKKFLGNISNSGKYLLLLINSILDLSRIETGKMGLQLDYFSLQDIFTDTKNITFPLALKKNISINFNVESGFFIYADRTRFKQIMYNLVSNAIKFTPVGGSVEVLGSISEKGVRVAVSDTGIGISKEVIKNLFKPFKQIDSALSRKYEGTGLGLVLSKKFVEMHGGRIWVESEPEKGSTFTFEVPVKILKAEEKMRVPEACENNM from the coding sequence ATGGAAAATATTTCAAAGTCGCCGTTCACAAAAAGATCTAACGAACTGATACTTATCCTGGTCTCAGGTTTTATATTTACGCTGATAGCTTCTAACTATGATCTTTTTGAATCTGTCGTATTATTTGTTGAAACTTATGACAGCAAAGGTTTGGAACTTCTTCTTATTTTTTCTATATATACGTCTTTTGGAATGGGAATCTTTTCTGTCAGGAGATGGATGGAGCTTGAAAATACCCTCACATTTTATAGGGAAGCAGAAAACGATATTAAAGAAAAAGACAGGATGTACATGGCTCTTTTTGAGCAGTACAGTGATGCTGTTATTATTTCAGATGGAAAAAAAGTCCTGGATATTAATAGAAAAGGCTGCGAAATTTTTGGTTTTGGACAGAAACGTCCGCTTGGTATCTCCCTAATGTCTTTTGTTCCCGCGGAATATCTTCCTGAATTTCAGCAGGCACTTAAGGAGACTTTCAAACAGGATTCTTCTCATTTCGAAATGAGATATCAGAAGCCTACAGGGGAAATTATTGATATTGAAGTCAGCCTGTCGTTTGTTGACAGAAAAGATAACATTGTTCAGATAGTAGTCCAGGACATTACCTATCGGAAAAAAATAGAAAAGTATGAGCAGGAGAGTCAAGAAAGACTCAAAACCATCCTTGATAATACACTTTGCGGTATCCTGCTTATCGAAGCCTCTTCCAGAAAAATAATTGATGCAAATCCGGTAGCATTGAAAACCACAGGTTATTCCGATAAGGAGCTTATCGGGATGGTCTGCCATCAGTTAATCTGCCAGGACGGGGAAGAGAAATGCTCTGCCTTTCCTCTGGACCAGGCTGGAGATCTTTCTGAAAGTATACTTTTTAAAGCGACAGGAGAGTCTTTACCGATCCTCAGAAATGTTGTGCCTGTCTCAATAGAAGGGACAGGTTATTTTGTTGAAAGCTTCGTCGATCTCTCGGACCGCAAACAAGCTGAAGAAGAACTCCTGCAGGCAAAGCTTGCAGCCGAAGGGGCAAACCGCACAATGAACGAGTTCCTTGCGACCATGAGCCATGAATTGCGCACTCCTCTGACTGCTATAATCGGCTTTTCTGAGCTCATGCTTGGAGGGTCAACAGGAGAATTTGACGAACTGAACAAAAAGTTTCTTGGAAATATCTCAAATAGTGGAAAATATCTTCTTTTGCTCATAAACAGTATTCTGGATCTTTCTAGGATAGAAACCGGGAAAATGGGTCTTCAGCTTGATTATTTCTCCCTTCAAGACATTTTTACCGATACTAAAAATATAACCTTCCCTCTTGCCCTGAAGAAAAATATCTCAATAAATTTTAATGTAGAATCTGGGTTTTTTATTTATGCTGACAGAACGCGTTTCAAGCAGATTATGTATAATCTTGTAAGCAACGCAATAAAGTTCACTCCCGTAGGCGGCTCTGTTGAAGTTCTGGGATCAATATCCGAAAAGGGAGTCAGGGTTGCTGTATCCGACACAGGCATAGGAATTTCCAAAGAAGTGATAAAAAACCTTTTCAAACCTTTTAAACAGATTGATTCTGCCCTTAGCCGCAAATACGAAGGTACCGGTCTTGGTCTTGTTCTTTCCAAGAAATTCGTAGAGATGCATGGAGGCAGAATATGGGTTGAGAGCGAACCGGAAAAAGGCTCTACCTTTACTTTTGAAGTCCCTGTAAAGATCCTAAAAGCCGAGGAAAAAATGAGAGTACCTGAAGCATGTGAAAATAATATGTGA
- a CDS encoding response regulator: MGNILVVEDSPVIMELIRFLLTTSGYESKEARDGFEALRIAKENRFDLILLDIQLPGFDGLEVLKEIKKIPEIQRTPVIALTAHAMQGDEDRFLKAGCSGYISKPIDIGKFKSILDSCMNRNQVF; the protein is encoded by the coding sequence ATGGGAAATATACTCGTGGTTGAGGATAGTCCTGTAATTATGGAACTTATAAGGTTCCTTCTCACTACTTCTGGCTATGAGAGTAAAGAAGCCAGGGATGGGTTTGAAGCTCTTAGAATTGCTAAAGAAAACAGATTTGATCTCATACTTCTGGACATACAGTTGCCAGGATTTGACGGGCTTGAAGTCCTGAAAGAGATCAAGAAGATCCCTGAAATTCAGAGAACGCCTGTAATTGCCCTCACGGCTCATGCCATGCAGGGAGATGAGGACAGGTTCTTAAAAGCAGGGTGTAGCGGATATATTTCAAAGCCAATTGACATCGGCAAATTCAAATCAATATTAGATTCATGCATGAACAGAAATCAGGTATTTTGA
- a CDS encoding tetratricopeptide repeat protein gives MTLFERYKERLKDLDPELITAEDEISLKEAFRHAKEIMEPKGLISWFVTASEPFYRAAAWEVLLPIYKELLDTAERELGPEAPETASALNGLAGIYRYMGKHEEALKLFSRALSIREKSAGSEKTETGDTLSELGILYYVMDRQEEALSYYTRALEIQEKFLNPENLGAVRTLNRIAFYYKGMERPEKAEELFVRALRLLEKLAEKEPENRKVMGYTAGTLNNLGVLLSEMGKLEEAEETYGQALKLQEKVYGKEHPQIAQTLNNLALLYFQTTRYEKALILYTRSLEIMEDMGKTEHTGFATTLNNLAGVYVQKGRNEKALELYTRALEIRERILGPDSPEVAKTLNNLGELYRILGQHKKALPLYTRALKIYESTLGPAHPDVGTTLNNLAGLHESMGEYETAIDLYEKALDIIEKEYGPDHPYFKITRNNLLGLYEKMERSWRG, from the coding sequence ATGACTCTGTTTGAAAGATACAAGGAGCGATTAAAGGATCTGGACCCAGAACTGATTACAGCTGAAGACGAGATATCTTTAAAAGAAGCTTTCAGGCATGCAAAAGAGATTATGGAACCCAAGGGATTGATAAGCTGGTTTGTAACTGCCTCCGAGCCCTTCTACAGGGCTGCAGCCTGGGAAGTTCTTTTACCCATTTATAAAGAACTGCTTGATACTGCGGAAAGAGAACTCGGACCGGAAGCTCCAGAAACTGCATCTGCATTGAATGGGTTAGCAGGAATTTATCGTTACATGGGAAAGCATGAAGAAGCCCTGAAGTTATTTTCAAGAGCACTAAGCATCCGTGAAAAATCTGCAGGTTCGGAAAAAACGGAAACAGGGGACACTCTCAGTGAACTTGGAATTCTCTACTATGTCATGGACAGACAGGAAGAAGCTCTTTCATATTACACCAGAGCTCTTGAAATTCAGGAAAAGTTTCTGAATCCAGAGAACCTGGGAGCTGTCAGGACACTTAACAGGATAGCTTTTTACTATAAGGGAATGGAAAGGCCGGAAAAAGCGGAAGAGCTTTTCGTCCGTGCTCTCAGGTTGCTTGAAAAACTTGCGGAAAAGGAACCTGAGAACAGGAAAGTCATGGGTTATACTGCCGGCACTCTGAACAATCTTGGTGTCCTCCTTTCGGAAATGGGCAAACTTGAGGAAGCCGAGGAAACTTACGGGCAGGCACTTAAACTCCAGGAAAAGGTCTATGGAAAAGAACATCCGCAAATAGCCCAGACCTTAAATAACCTTGCCCTGCTATATTTTCAGACGACCAGGTACGAAAAAGCCCTTATTCTCTATACGCGCTCCCTTGAGATTATGGAAGATATGGGAAAGACCGAGCATACAGGCTTTGCAACAACCCTGAACAACCTTGCAGGGGTTTATGTCCAGAAAGGCAGGAACGAAAAAGCCCTTGAACTTTATACGCGAGCCCTCGAAATCCGGGAAAGGATTCTTGGGCCGGATAGTCCCGAAGTTGCCAAAACTTTAAACAACCTTGGAGAACTGTACAGAATCCTGGGCCAGCACAAAAAAGCTCTTCCCCTATACACTCGAGCCCTCAAGATTTATGAAAGTACACTCGGTCCCGCTCACCCCGATGTCGGTACAACCCTGAATAATCTCGCAGGCCTGCATGAAAGTATGGGAGAGTACGAAACTGCAATAGACCTTTACGAAAAAGCCCTCGATATAATCGAAAAAGAATACGGTCCCGACCACCCCTATTTCAAGATCACACGGAATAACCTGCTCGGCCTGTACGAGAAAATGGAAAGAAGCTGGAGGGGCTGA
- a CDS encoding SDH family Clp fold serine proteinase, which produces MGFKSACWRTQAVLTGNLRRNFLVIIDSVTLSVWDLTFLLFVFLFLYAIIYPQSQLKKIRMQRVAKIKAMEKRHGYKVLTMIHRREAISYFGLPAYQFIDEEDAEQILSWIRKYRNYPLELILHTPGGQLHASIQIARALKNHPEKTRVLIPHYSMSGGTIIALAADEIVMDKDAVIGPIDPQVGDLIRGLFPAPSWIYAAETKKEAAEDSTLVMSDISRKALKLTRNVAKELLLGKVQAGPGGEDRLNEVVERLVSGEMIHSTPLSAREAKEIGLSVNTDFPEDVHDFMRLFRPVKRTVEYVG; this is translated from the coding sequence TTGGGTTTTAAATCTGCCTGCTGGAGAACTCAGGCTGTCCTTACAGGAAACTTGAGGAGGAATTTTCTGGTTATAATTGACAGTGTAACATTGAGTGTCTGGGATCTGACCTTTCTTTTGTTCGTTTTTCTCTTTCTGTACGCCATAATCTACCCGCAATCTCAGCTCAAAAAAATTCGTATGCAGCGCGTAGCAAAAATAAAAGCTATGGAGAAGCGACACGGCTATAAGGTACTGACCATGATCCACAGGCGGGAGGCAATCTCCTATTTCGGGCTGCCTGCCTATCAGTTCATAGATGAAGAAGATGCCGAGCAAATCCTGAGCTGGATAAGGAAATACAGGAATTACCCGCTTGAGCTGATTCTTCATACTCCTGGAGGGCAGCTGCATGCTAGCATCCAGATTGCCCGTGCACTCAAAAACCACCCTGAAAAGACCCGCGTGCTTATTCCTCATTATTCCATGTCTGGAGGCACAATAATTGCGCTTGCAGCAGACGAAATCGTGATGGATAAAGATGCAGTTATCGGGCCTATCGACCCTCAGGTAGGAGACCTCATACGCGGGCTCTTTCCGGCACCTTCCTGGATCTATGCAGCAGAAACGAAAAAAGAAGCCGCTGAAGATTCGACCCTTGTTATGAGCGATATCTCGAGAAAAGCCCTAAAACTTACACGGAACGTTGCAAAAGAGCTCCTTCTAGGCAAAGTACAGGCTGGACCCGGAGGAGAGGACAGGCTTAATGAGGTTGTTGAAAGACTGGTCAGCGGGGAAATGATACACAGTACTCCCCTCTCAGCCAGGGAAGCAAAAGAGATCGGGCTTTCAGTGAATACCGACTTCCCTGAAGATGTGCATGATTTCATGCGGCTGTTCCGTCCCGTGAAAAGGACTGTAGAATATGTTGGATAA
- a CDS encoding thiamine pyrophosphate-dependent enzyme, with translation MSKTAPKTYITSGHSACPGCCDVFVAKFTLMGSGPRCIIVNPTGCLEVTSTPFPLTSWQVPWIHSLFENAGSVASGIEAGLKALGKKKDIKVIAIGGDGATMDIGFGALSGAFERGHDFTYICMDNEAYMNTGVQRSSGTPFDASTTTTPPGKFSFGNPLPKKDMIAIMAAHGSPYVATTSIGFPRDMIRKVKKATEIVGPTYIHAHAPCTTGWGFDTSKTLEIAKLAVETCLWPMYEMENGEITQVRKIKDPRPVEEYLRTQKRFKHLFVMEGGEEEIKKIQAMADWNIKHYGLQ, from the coding sequence ATGAGTAAAACTGCACCTAAAACATATATCACCTCAGGACACAGTGCCTGCCCGGGCTGCTGTGATGTTTTCGTAGCAAAGTTCACACTTATGGGATCAGGTCCCAGATGCATTATCGTTAATCCGACTGGCTGCCTGGAAGTCACATCCACGCCTTTCCCGTTAACTTCCTGGCAGGTCCCCTGGATTCACTCCCTTTTTGAGAATGCCGGATCAGTAGCTTCAGGTATAGAGGCTGGCTTAAAAGCTCTTGGCAAAAAGAAAGACATAAAAGTAATAGCTATTGGAGGAGACGGCGCTACCATGGATATAGGATTTGGAGCCCTCTCAGGTGCGTTTGAGCGGGGTCATGATTTTACCTATATCTGTATGGACAATGAAGCCTATATGAACACCGGAGTCCAGCGCAGCAGCGGTACCCCTTTCGATGCAAGCACCACAACTACTCCCCCCGGAAAATTCTCTTTCGGGAACCCGCTTCCAAAAAAGGATATGATTGCCATTATGGCAGCCCACGGCTCCCCGTATGTAGCCACAACCTCAATCGGCTTCCCGAGAGACATGATACGTAAAGTCAAAAAAGCCACAGAAATAGTGGGCCCGACTTACATCCACGCCCATGCTCCCTGTACCACAGGCTGGGGCTTTGATACGTCCAAGACCCTGGAAATTGCCAAACTCGCAGTTGAAACCTGTCTCTGGCCCATGTACGAAATGGAAAACGGAGAAATCACACAGGTCAGAAAAATAAAGGACCCGAGACCTGTCGAGGAGTATCTGAGAACTCAGAAGCGTTTCAAGCATCTCTTCGTGATGGAAGGCGGAGAAGAAGAAATAAAGAAAATTCAGGCAATGGCTGACTGGAACATAAAACATTATGGGCTTCAATAA
- a CDS encoding DUF790 family protein, which produces MLTSDLLVTRISGGKIRPAYAAFDSENLELAKLLIETFEQHVGKTYGDLLAELEGYEEMNYRFIRGLSQLLGRRAVVETSSAVDPSRAREAVFEACEDMALFPAERQKALQKAAKNLSISVSDLEKALWADLEENQILKEFSPPTPAELLRQYNISLTQTLLFRAMDLDIWITGSFQRVLWKILRSGLMYSLEDTQEKEGKNRESERTDETKETERLKSVHLHLDGPASLFRMSERYGNSFAKLFPILLKSKGWKLKAGILYKGYQGKRVLEFALDSSEEAFRFIPEAASYPQRVSPDFQLAEDKEGYGIKTGADVEDETEFIEKETETQEAGIDTENEAYDSTYEQQFANLSFGGWEAKREPTILKAGRFAFVPDFSLQKNGIKVYAEIVGFWTPDYLKKKIEKLKDVKEPVILLINRKLKCSEKDFPAQDVIFFYRKIPANEVTQILRKYEEKRLAEDRSRLNEIEIPLSGELISLEKIAAEKGVMPGALKKVLAERFAEIRESEKSGVQKEFEKHKESGKYRGYVLLENYIIHRQLLERINLELEKPGAAETYADAVRVFEDFGLDSSLYYPVLEYLGYRVVWTGLSEENARVKKA; this is translated from the coding sequence ATGCTAACATCTGACCTCCTTGTAACCCGCATTTCCGGAGGAAAGATCAGGCCTGCATATGCAGCTTTTGACTCCGAAAACCTTGAGCTTGCAAAGCTCCTTATAGAAACCTTCGAGCAGCATGTCGGAAAAACTTATGGTGACCTTCTTGCAGAACTTGAAGGTTACGAAGAGATGAACTACCGCTTCATCAGGGGCCTTTCGCAGCTCCTTGGAAGGAGGGCAGTGGTCGAGACTTCTTCAGCTGTTGACCCTTCCAGAGCCAGGGAAGCTGTCTTTGAAGCCTGCGAGGACATGGCTCTTTTTCCTGCCGAAAGGCAAAAGGCGCTGCAAAAAGCCGCAAAAAATCTCTCTATTTCAGTTTCCGATCTTGAAAAAGCTCTATGGGCAGACCTTGAGGAAAATCAGATCCTTAAAGAGTTCAGCCCGCCCACCCCTGCCGAGCTTCTCAGGCAATATAATATCTCTCTGACCCAGACTCTGCTCTTCCGCGCTATGGACCTGGATATCTGGATAACAGGCAGTTTCCAGAGAGTTCTCTGGAAGATCCTCAGATCCGGGCTTATGTACTCCCTTGAGGATACTCAGGAAAAAGAAGGCAAAAATAGAGAAAGCGAAAGAACGGATGAAACCAAAGAAACTGAAAGGTTGAAAAGTGTTCACCTTCACCTTGACGGACCGGCATCGCTTTTCAGAATGTCGGAACGGTATGGAAACTCTTTTGCAAAACTCTTCCCGATTCTCCTTAAATCAAAAGGCTGGAAATTAAAGGCAGGTATTCTGTACAAAGGTTATCAAGGGAAGAGAGTCCTAGAATTTGCTCTTGATAGTTCTGAAGAAGCTTTCAGATTCATACCTGAAGCAGCCAGCTACCCTCAAAGAGTTTCTCCAGATTTTCAGCTCGCTGAAGACAAAGAAGGATATGGGATAAAAACCGGAGCGGATGTAGAGGACGAGACCGAATTTATAGAAAAGGAAACCGAAACTCAGGAAGCAGGGATAGATACTGAAAATGAAGCCTATGACAGCACTTATGAGCAGCAGTTTGCAAACTTAAGTTTCGGAGGCTGGGAGGCAAAAAGGGAACCGACAATTCTAAAAGCGGGAAGATTCGCTTTTGTTCCGGATTTCTCTCTGCAGAAGAACGGGATAAAGGTTTATGCCGAAATTGTCGGGTTCTGGACTCCTGACTACCTTAAAAAGAAAATAGAGAAACTTAAAGATGTAAAAGAACCCGTTATTCTCCTGATTAACAGGAAACTCAAGTGTTCCGAAAAGGATTTTCCTGCACAGGATGTGATTTTTTTTTACAGGAAGATTCCTGCAAACGAGGTTACACAGATACTTAGAAAGTATGAGGAAAAAAGGCTTGCAGAAGACAGATCCAGGCTGAATGAAATAGAAATTCCCCTTTCAGGAGAACTTATCAGTCTTGAAAAAATCGCAGCCGAGAAAGGAGTTATGCCCGGGGCTTTAAAAAAAGTGCTTGCAGAGAGGTTTGCAGAAATCCGAGAATCTGAAAAATCCGGGGTGCAAAAAGAGTTCGAAAAGCACAAAGAGTCCGGAAAATACAGGGGCTATGTGCTTCTTGAAAATTATATAATCCACAGGCAGCTGCTTGAGAGAATAAATCTTGAGCTTGAAAAACCAGGCGCTGCAGAGACGTATGCCGATGCGGTAAGAGTCTTTGAGGATTTTGGGCTTGACAGCAGTCTCTATTATCCCGTGCTCGAGTACCTTGGGTATAGAGTCGTCTGGACAGGGCTGAGTGAAGAGAACGCAAGGGTTAAGAAAGCTTAG